The Methanocella arvoryzae MRE50 DNA window AACATCAGGCCTTTCCGCTCGTGCCCGATATCGCCCCGCAAAGTGAACTTCACTATATACAGGGAAAACTCCGAAGATCTGTACATGGGGATCGAGGAGATCACCGGAGATGAGGCCCGGTCCGTGCGGGTGATCACCCGCAAGGCCAGCGAGCGGATTGCCCGGGCTGCCTGCAGCAAGCCCGGCATTGGCAAGCTCACTATAGTCCACAAATCCAACGTGCTGAAGGCGGACGAGCTGTTCAAGGACGCCTGCGCACAGGTCGCTAAATCGATGAACGTGCCCTTTGAGGACATGCTGGTCGATACTACCGCCTATAACCTCGTCAGGGCCCCGGAAAAGTTCGACACGATCGTCACGACCAACATGTTCGGCGACATACTGTCGGACGAAGCGGCGGCTCTGATCGGAAGCCTCGGACTGTCGCCCAGTGCCAACGTAGGCGACCGTTACGCGCTTTTCGAGCCAGTCCACGGCAGCGCCCCGGACATCGCCGGCAAAGGCATCGCCAACCCGTTCGCCGCTGTGCTGAGCGCCGGCATGCTGCTTGACTGGGCCGGCAGGCCAGAGATGGCCCGGGCAGTCCAGACCGCGGTCGACCGGACTATCGACGAGGGAGTGCTTACGCCGGACCTCGGGGGACGTAATACGACCTTGCAGGTCCAGTCTGCCATACTGAAAAATCTGGAGAGCATCATATGATCTTTCCCAGCCACTGCAAATTCATCGGTGTGATCAACAGGCACATCAGGCCGGGCTACCGGCCGGATGATGCGATATATTTCTCATCACAGTACGTTTTAGTCTTTGATGCCCCGGACAGGTGCGAAGTATTTGAAGTGGAATCGACCGGAGAGGGCTTCATCAGGAGGAAAAACGACGCCCGCAGAATATCGAGCGCGGCGGAGACGCTCGTATATCCGGGGCTGGTGGACATATCGAACCGTGCCGATCTGCTTCGCAGGGCCGTGCCTCTGTGCACAGGAGGCATTAACACAGTGGTATTCCAGGGCATCGACCGGCACTACATGTTTGTCAAAGATCCGGCAGCGGAAGCACTCACGACGATAGAGGTGCACGATGTTGCCCCGCCGGACCCCGCCTGGCTGGCCTACAACGTAAAAAAGCTTGTCGAGGCAGGCATGTTCGGAGAGCTGATGCTGGCTTTTGAGTACCACGTGCTGAACCTGAAGGACTACGAAGATTCCCGGCGCACCACAATATTCCCCTGCCACGCGTCCGGGCTCAACGGCCTGTTTCTGGACTCGCTGGACGAAGAGCCGCAGGGCGACGTCAGGCTGGTCGGATGCAACACGTCAAAGCTTGTCTTCGAAGCACGGTATCCGCTCAAGAGGTATGAGCACGTGAACATCTGCCCTCTGTCGACCCGCAAGCCCTCGAAGCCGTTTATCCTGCGGTGCTGTCAGTCGGATAAGCTGGGCATGACGGAGCTTAACGGAGTGCCGGGAGTCGTCGTGCACTGGGGTGCCAACCCCCGGGAAATCTATGAGGCTGTCAGAACGCTGGCCGCGACGATAAGAAAGCCTGAAAAGGGCGAGTGAGATCAGGATCTGGCACGCCAGATAAGCCTGATAGTTATTTATACGCAGGTCACCCTACCTTAATATACGGAGGCTATATGATGGCCGGGTTAGCGGAGCGTTTTCCTAACTTCTACATGTTGTTTAAAGTCATCCTGCTGCTTGTAGTGGTATTGATCGCTCTTGTGGGAATGAGTCTTCTGCTACTGGTCGCCATCGCGGGCTATGTTGCCTTTACAGGAGGCGATTTAGCCACTGCCGCAGAGACTGCGCTGTCGTTGCTGATGAGTAACGTGATAGTCAGCGCTTCGTATATGGTAGTCCAGAACATTGCCCTGGTACTCGTCGCCGTCTTTTTCATGGCTGTGATCGAAGGCCGGCGCCCGGCATTGAAAGCCCTTGGCCTCGGGACGGAGAGGGAGGATAAGCCTGTAAATGGCTTTGCAGCCGGTGTGGGACTGAACGTACTTTTCATGCTGACAGTCCTCATAATCATACTTCTTGTCGGCGTTTCGGCATATGATGGGACCGGATTCGAAGTCTACGGGATTTCCGGGGTAGCCATATCGCTGGTTGCCATGGCGATCGGCACGCTGTTCGTCGGCCTTGGAGAAGAGGTGGTCTTCAGGGGATATCTGCAGCGGATCCTGGCAGATAAATACGGGGTTGCCGCAGGGCTGATCGTGACGTCGGGGATTTTCGCCCTGTTCCACTCGCTGACGCCGTTCGCTAAGTTAGGGCCGCTATACCTTGTCGGTGTTTTTACTTTATCTATGTTATTGGGGTACCTGTTCGTCATCACTAAGTCTCTTTATGCCAGCATAGGCTTCCACTTCTTCCAGGATTTCCTCGCGCTCCAGATCTTTAGCTTTACGGGCGAACAGACGCTGGGAGCAGCTCCGGTGCTCATGTTCGCCAGACCGGAAGAGATCTATGTCTCGGGCATCTTCCTGGGGTCCTGGGATGACCTGATCAGCATATTGGTGGCTGCGCTAATCATCGTGGGCCTCTATGCTTATCGCAGGAGCATCATGAAGAAAAAAGAAATTTAGCAGGGTTAGCGCGGGACAAAAGTGTACCTCATCGAGACGCTGGCTTCCACCTTTATCTCGCCTGTAGAGACTGGCGTAGGAGCGGCAGCGGCTCTTGCCATCATAGCCCCGCCAGCACCTTCGTAGGAGTAGACAGGGTATCCGGGTCCTGACTCTGAGACAGACTTCAGCTTATAGTCTGTAATGCCTGCGGCCGAGGAGATATTCTTAGCTTTTGCAGCCCCATCCATAATCGCCTTCTGCAATGCCTCCTGGTATACCCGGGACTGCCGCTCGTCCGAGAGCATGAACGTCACGCCCTGGATCTCATTAGACCCCGCACTGGTCGCGGCATCGATGACTCCGCCGACCTTAGACAGGTCCCTCACGGTAACAGTGACTGTATTGGTGGCCTTGTAGCCCGTGATATTCTGCTTCGCTGGAGGCGGGTAGATCATGGCGGAGTTAGACGGGTTTTCGCTTGCGTACTCTGGCTCGACAGAGATGGTTGCAGTCTGGATGTCCCGGTCAGGGATACCCACGCTTTTGATCCCGGCCACAACACTGCTCATCTTGTTGGCGTTGTCAGCCATAGCCTGAGTTGAAGTGGCGGCCTCGGTAATTACCCCGATGGTGACTTTAGCGACGTCGGGTTCTGAATATACTGTGCCATGGCCATTGACGTTGATCGTGCCGGCTTTCTCCGAAAGGTTGCCATCAGTATCATCGTCAGTACCGTCCGCCGCATATGCGCTGCCTGCCGTGAGCGATATCAAAAAAAGCGCACAGAGCACACTGCAGCCGAATAAGAGTCCATATTTATACTTCATTTTCCCCTACCTGATCAATTTCGGGCTCGCTATGTATATAGGCGTTGACAAAAACTTAGACAGGCTCGGAGCTATCCGTTTTACTGCGGGCGGCAATGGGTTTTTCACTGTGGAGGACGCCGGATCATCTTCAGGTCCAGCACCCGGCTCTCAGGACTGTAGAAGATGACTGCCCCGTCAGTGGTGCGGATAATGTCGACTATGTAGAAGAGCAAGTCCAGGTCGATGAAGCCGCCCTCGAACTTCAGGGCAAAGTGAATAAGGCATGACTGCGCACCCATGTTGATCAGGTTTTCTGAAAACTGCTCCCTGGTGCCCGGGTACGACAGCACGTTCACTCCGGCCTGATCAGTAATATACGGCTGGAGCAGAGCCAGCGCCGACCGGTACTGTTCGTCCATGTTTTTAGCTATTCCCGGTGCCCATATATAACTTCATTCCGAAAAAGATATGTGAGACCTGTTTGAAATGAGGGTTCGTATGAAAGTGCTTTTCATGGTCAAGCAAAAAGACAGAAATGATATCCCCTGTGCATATGAGTTCGAACAGCAGGTGTTCAACATCAAAAAGGGAATGAAAGCAGCCCTGGGCACGGGTAATTACGACATCCAGACCAGCTTTGACCAGGCATCGGTCCTGTATCCGAAGCGGTTCATGTTCGACTACATTTCCGAAGACCACACCATCCACAAGCCCCGGGCCGTCATCGACGCCTTCTTCGACACGATCGAAAAGACCGGCATCTGCCTGTCTAAGTTTGACGTCCATATCACAATAGAGTGGATGTAAATCTCCTGTTATAACAACACCTGCCAGACAGGCAGTATTGTCCCCTTTTTATCATTTTCATGTTACACATATACAGCAAGCTACTGCCTTTTAAGCGCTTTCTATATTTTTTACTAATGGCCGGTTATCTATAACTTTTCTTCACCATTATCAACTAAATAATCAAAATAATATTATCATAAGCAGCAAATTTATATACTTAAAGCGTGACACATAGTATCAATGAAGGTGCTGGATAGTACAATCAGAGCCTACAGGCTTAGTGGGAATACAATCTCGGAGGCTTCCATGGAAGCTGTGCTCAACGCAGCCTATGCCATGCTGGCCAATAACGATGAGATAGTCCCCCCGTTCGACGAGTGGAGCGAGGAGGAAGTAGACGACGGCACTGATCGGGTGTTAAGCTATTTCACCACCACGGATACTGGCAAGGAGCTCCGCATCACATTCTCCTTCAAAGAGAGGGTTGCGAAGATCATGCTCCTGTCCGGCGAAGACGAGTGCTACGTCGGAGACCAGCTCTTGTGCACCTTAAGATCTCAGAAGAAGTACGCCATGGAAGAGTGGCTGTAATCCAGCAGGATTATCGCTATCTTCCACGATTACCTTTTTAGCCGTAACTACTCCTCAATCGCCCGATTTTTTAACGTCAGTTCCTACGTTCAAAGTTCAGCCCAATCTATCGATCTTGGGCTGTCGAAGGTATGTTTATATACATGTACACCTATGTACATCATAGTATTTCATTGTACATGTTTATACAAGGTGATTATATGGTAACCGATGTGATAAGAGTCAACCTCGACTCCGACGAAGTCCCCGACCGCTGGTATAACATAGTCCCGGACCTCCCTGAAAAGCTCCCGCCCGCCATCCACCCGGGCACCAGGGAGCCGCTAAAGCCGGAAGAGTGGGAAGGCCTGTTCCCTAAGGCACTGGTCAGGCAGGAGCTGTCAGAGGAGCGCTACATCCGGATACCTGAAGAAGTCAGAGAAGCCTTGATCACCATCGGCAGGCCGTCGCCCCTGTACCGGGCCCGCAGGCTCGAGAAGGCGCTGGGCACCCCGGCCAGGATCTACTT harbors:
- a CDS encoding SIMPL domain-containing protein, whose amino-acid sequence is MLCALFLISLTAGSAYAADGTDDDTDGNLSEKAGTINVNGHGTVYSEPDVAKVTIGVITEAATSTQAMADNANKMSSVVAGIKSVGIPDRDIQTATISVEPEYASENPSNSAMIYPPPAKQNITGYKATNTVTVTVRDLSKVGGVIDAATSAGSNEIQGVTFMLSDERQSRVYQEALQKAIMDGAAKAKNISSAAGITDYKLKSVSESGPGYPVYSYEGAGGAMMARAAAAPTPVSTGEIKVEASVSMRYTFVPR
- a CDS encoding DUF7714 family protein, encoding MIFPSHCKFIGVINRHIRPGYRPDDAIYFSSQYVLVFDAPDRCEVFEVESTGEGFIRRKNDARRISSAAETLVYPGLVDISNRADLLRRAVPLCTGGINTVVFQGIDRHYMFVKDPAAEALTTIEVHDVAPPDPAWLAYNVKKLVEAGMFGELMLAFEYHVLNLKDYEDSRRTTIFPCHASGLNGLFLDSLDEEPQGDVRLVGCNTSKLVFEARYPLKRYEHVNICPLSTRKPSKPFILRCCQSDKLGMTELNGVPGVVVHWGANPREIYEAVRTLAATIRKPEKGE
- a CDS encoding CPBP family intramembrane glutamic endopeptidase, which encodes MMAGLAERFPNFYMLFKVILLLVVVLIALVGMSLLLLVAIAGYVAFTGGDLATAAETALSLLMSNVIVSASYMVVQNIALVLVAVFFMAVIEGRRPALKALGLGTEREDKPVNGFAAGVGLNVLFMLTVLIIILLVGVSAYDGTGFEVYGISGVAISLVAMAIGTLFVGLGEEVVFRGYLQRILADKYGVAAGLIVTSGIFALFHSLTPFAKLGPLYLVGVFTLSMLLGYLFVITKSLYASIGFHFFQDFLALQIFSFTGEQTLGAAPVLMFARPEEIYVSGIFLGSWDDLISILVAALIIVGLYAYRRSIMKKKEI
- a CDS encoding isocitrate/isopropylmalate dehydrogenase family protein; the protein is MKIAVLPGDGIGREVVPVAHEVLKVALPDAEFLHVEVGNERYVREGVSMSPADLETVKACDCVLFGAITSPPGKPYRSIILTLRKELDLYANIRPFRSCPISPRKVNFTIYRENSEDLYMGIEEITGDEARSVRVITRKASERIARAACSKPGIGKLTIVHKSNVLKADELFKDACAQVAKSMNVPFEDMLVDTTAYNLVRAPEKFDTIVTTNMFGDILSDEAAALIGSLGLSPSANVGDRYALFEPVHGSAPDIAGKGIANPFAAVLSAGMLLDWAGRPEMARAVQTAVDRTIDEGVLTPDLGGRNTTLQVQSAILKNLESII